The Arcanobacterium pinnipediorum genome includes a region encoding these proteins:
- a CDS encoding LssY C-terminal domain-containing protein, producing MEYINDSLHSDAIPGNDYHPHEHYPIPDVPPAYISRNIDSPHRRWRSGSRIAIFTFVTIALFSASWLIVLIILHPTHGSWIINLLIFWTAMTYFVLPRLHQIFTYLYVPDYFIGRTRTNDGVLGDPVNLAFTGSESDIKAALTHAGWVEADALNIRSGTEIVVSTLRRRSYPKAPVSDLNLFGRKQNFSFQRDVDGTTYRRHHIRFWRVPAGWQLPGGHKVDWVAAASFDRTVGLNFFTLQATHRIDADIDAERNFVIDTIRYADPKCDVDIIEHFSTSYYSRNGGGDLIITDGHLPILDVREASHRSPYTEPKTLPHSHALPPVPLWFTAVFLILLASIASSRLIAFQPHGWPLLTLTAVFGVLLFLTFRRRRWAWFAIMSYSAALSILLLTALSWTDLFNETTYSVVGLTVLVLVTIADEKILGWVRERRRRRT from the coding sequence TGAGCACTATCCCATCCCAGATGTTCCCCCTGCCTACATCTCTCGAAATATCGATTCCCCCCATCGACGATGGCGCTCTGGTAGCCGTATTGCTATTTTCACCTTCGTTACTATCGCACTGTTTAGTGCTAGCTGGCTGATAGTTCTTATCATCCTCCACCCAACGCACGGCTCGTGGATCATTAACTTACTTATTTTCTGGACGGCGATGACGTACTTCGTCTTACCGCGCCTGCACCAAATTTTTACCTACCTTTATGTTCCGGATTATTTCATTGGCAGAACGCGAACAAATGATGGTGTTTTAGGCGATCCGGTCAATCTGGCGTTTACCGGCAGCGAATCCGATATTAAAGCCGCTCTCACCCATGCGGGCTGGGTTGAAGCAGATGCGCTCAACATCCGCTCTGGGACGGAGATCGTCGTATCGACTCTTCGTCGCAGATCTTACCCAAAAGCTCCAGTTTCTGACCTTAACCTTTTCGGACGCAAACAAAATTTCAGTTTCCAGCGCGATGTTGATGGAACAACCTACCGGCGCCACCACATTCGCTTTTGGCGAGTGCCTGCTGGCTGGCAGCTACCTGGTGGACATAAAGTTGATTGGGTCGCCGCCGCTTCTTTTGACCGCACAGTTGGATTAAACTTCTTTACCTTGCAAGCAACTCACCGCATCGATGCCGATATCGACGCCGAACGTAATTTTGTTATCGACACTATCCGCTACGCCGATCCCAAGTGCGATGTAGACATCATTGAACATTTTTCCACCTCATACTATTCGCGCAATGGCGGTGGTGACCTCATCATCACCGACGGTCATCTTCCCATCCTCGACGTTCGCGAAGCTAGCCACCGCTCGCCCTACACTGAGCCAAAAACTCTTCCACACTCGCATGCGTTGCCACCAGTTCCGCTGTGGTTCACTGCGGTTTTCCTTATCTTATTGGCATCGATCGCTTCCTCACGTCTCATAGCTTTTCAACCACACGGATGGCCCCTCCTTACACTAACTGCAGTCTTTGGGGTCTTGTTGTTTTTGACGTTTCGACGACGACGCTGGGCGTGGTTTGCGATTATGAGCTATTCCGCCGCACTGTCCATTTTGCTTCTTACTGCGCTTTCTTGGACCGACCTTTTCAATGAAACTACTTACTCGGTTGTAGGACTGACGGTATTGGTTTTGGTAACGATTGCCGATGAGAAGATCTTGGGGTGGGTTAGAGAAAGACGTCGTCGTCGCACCTAG
- a CDS encoding GntR family transcriptional regulator, which translates to MSVDDSRPIWIQLVDTFSHNIVTGKWPAGSQIPSVRELAIDAGVNPNTIQRSLSQLDTAGLTVTERTQGRFVTSDLQKIARKRSELAARATSSHIATMVSLGIGPDEAIELIREGWKNLSTHKGS; encoded by the coding sequence ATGTCTGTCGACGACTCTCGCCCCATCTGGATTCAACTAGTTGATACCTTCAGTCACAATATTGTGACTGGAAAATGGCCAGCTGGATCACAAATACCCAGCGTCCGCGAGCTAGCGATAGATGCTGGAGTCAATCCCAATACTATCCAACGCTCACTGTCCCAGCTCGATACCGCGGGTTTAACCGTCACCGAACGCACCCAAGGTCGATTCGTAACCAGCGATCTGCAAAAGATTGCCCGCAAACGATCCGAACTGGCAGCCCGTGCCACGAGTAGCCATATTGCGACGATGGTTTCGCTTGGCATCGGCCCCGATGAAGCCATCGAACTCATTCGTGAGGGCTGGAAGAATCTTTCAACGCATAAAGGATCATAA
- a CDS encoding ABC transporter ATP-binding protein, producing the protein MEKTSPLIHLEGLTKRYSSTTALDNLTLDLYPGKVIGLIGNNGSGKTTLLKILAGVLNDWEGTVRICGHEPGPQTKKLLAFLPTAQFLDKTITAGDACNLYARFFSDFDVSKAHDLLRYFELPLDKKLKEMSKGMVEKVQVSLVMSRQASIYLLDEPISGVDPATRSIILQGILRDFNPEALMILSTHLVADVEAILDDVILINQGKVARYANVDDLRDEYAMSLDSICRKGLF; encoded by the coding sequence ATGGAGAAAACCTCACCCCTCATTCATCTTGAGGGCTTGACCAAACGTTACTCATCAACTACCGCACTAGATAACCTCACCCTAGACTTATATCCCGGAAAAGTTATCGGACTGATCGGCAATAACGGCTCTGGTAAAACGACGCTACTGAAGATTTTAGCCGGAGTGCTCAACGATTGGGAAGGGACAGTTCGTATTTGCGGGCACGAACCTGGCCCACAAACAAAGAAACTTCTTGCTTTTCTCCCCACAGCACAATTCCTCGACAAAACTATCACTGCTGGTGATGCGTGCAATCTCTACGCACGTTTCTTTAGCGATTTTGACGTTAGTAAAGCACATGACCTGTTGCGCTATTTTGAACTCCCCTTAGATAAAAAACTCAAAGAAATGTCGAAGGGGATGGTTGAAAAAGTTCAGGTTTCGCTGGTTATGTCTCGCCAAGCAAGCATCTACCTACTCGATGAACCTATCTCAGGAGTAGATCCGGCAACGAGAAGTATTATTTTGCAGGGGATATTGCGCGATTTTAATCCAGAAGCACTCATGATACTGTCCACCCACCTGGTTGCCGACGTCGAGGCGATTCTTGACGACGTCATCCTCATTAACCAAGGCAAAGTGGCTCGTTACGCCAACGTCGATGATTTACGCGATGAATACGCAATGTCTCTCGATAGCATCTGCAGGAAAGGATTGTTCTAA
- a CDS encoding amino acid ABC transporter ATP-binding protein, whose amino-acid sequence MLHITDLYKTYTSKDGGEVTALGGVSIDFDPHQTTAIVGPSGSGKSTLLRTLNLLEIPERGTLSVTDRTIDFSNRITSDDKHLIRAHSAMVFQDFQLFAHVSVLDNVTLGPIQALGIARTEAVARARELLANVGLAGREDAYPYQLSGGQKQRVAIARALAMQPEYLLCDEPTSALDPELAAEVRTTLQDVARQQTALILVTHDMGFARSIADRIIFLQDGKIEFDGDTQAFFAAPTERIERFLDLFA is encoded by the coding sequence ATGTTGCATATAACTGATCTGTATAAGACCTACACCAGTAAAGACGGTGGGGAAGTAACCGCACTTGGCGGAGTGTCCATTGATTTCGATCCCCACCAAACGACAGCGATCGTTGGCCCATCGGGTTCGGGAAAATCGACGCTTTTGCGTACGTTAAATCTCTTAGAGATCCCCGAACGTGGCACGCTTTCGGTTACAGATCGTACGATCGATTTTTCCAACCGGATCACTAGTGACGATAAACATCTCATCCGCGCCCATTCGGCAATGGTTTTTCAAGATTTCCAACTCTTTGCGCATGTCAGTGTTCTCGACAACGTTACCCTTGGTCCTATTCAGGCGTTGGGCATTGCGCGCACTGAAGCTGTGGCGCGAGCCCGCGAGCTTTTAGCGAATGTGGGCTTGGCTGGGCGCGAAGATGCTTATCCATACCAGCTTTCTGGTGGTCAAAAGCAACGTGTGGCAATCGCGCGTGCACTTGCGATGCAGCCAGAATATTTGTTGTGTGATGAACCAACGTCTGCGTTGGATCCAGAGTTGGCTGCGGAAGTGCGCACCACTCTCCAAGATGTTGCCCGCCAGCAAACCGCGCTGATACTTGTCACTCACGATATGGGCTTTGCGCGCTCAATTGCTGATCGCATTATTTTCCTTCAGGATGGGAAAATAGAGTTCGACGGCGATACTCAGGCTTTCTTCGCAGCTCCTACTGAACGCATTGAACGGTTCTTGGATCTATTTGCCTAA
- a CDS encoding amino acid ABC transporter permease has translation MIHALELWAQSLPTLLAATISVTLPLAVIAFILAVIIGAIIAIVRFERVPVLAQLGAVYVWIFRGTPLLVQLFIVFYGLPRAGIVLDAWPVAIMTLSLNAGAYTAEALRAGLKAVPHGQWEAGQSLNLTHRKILWFIVAPQAFRISIPPLSSDFIDLVKGTSLVSSITLVDVFLRSQQLAAITFEPLLLYVEVAMIYLVINSVLTAGQHALEKRTSKYVEGR, from the coding sequence GTGATACATGCTCTGGAATTGTGGGCGCAGTCTTTGCCCACTTTATTAGCAGCAACGATTTCGGTGACCTTGCCGTTAGCTGTTATTGCCTTCATTTTAGCTGTGATTATTGGCGCAATAATAGCAATTGTTCGTTTTGAACGTGTGCCGGTTTTAGCACAACTCGGTGCAGTCTATGTCTGGATTTTCCGTGGAACACCGCTTTTAGTGCAACTGTTCATCGTCTTTTACGGTTTGCCGCGTGCCGGGATTGTGCTTGATGCGTGGCCGGTGGCCATTATGACGTTATCGCTCAATGCCGGCGCTTATACTGCTGAAGCCTTGCGTGCTGGACTCAAAGCGGTACCGCACGGGCAGTGGGAAGCAGGTCAGTCGCTCAATTTAACGCATCGAAAAATCTTATGGTTTATCGTTGCCCCTCAAGCTTTCCGTATTTCAATCCCGCCGCTGTCTTCAGATTTTATTGATCTGGTTAAGGGAACTTCGCTTGTGTCTTCGATTACCTTGGTTGACGTCTTTTTGCGTAGCCAACAGTTGGCGGCGATTACGTTTGAACCGTTGCTGTTGTATGTTGAAGTGGCGATGATCTATCTGGTGATTAATTCGGTACTTACTGCTGGGCAACATGCGTTGGAGAAACGAACATCGAAATATGTGGAGGGGCGTTAA
- a CDS encoding transporter substrate-binding domain-containing protein gives MSIIKQISAVAGISLLLAACASTPSATQDSASATMNLLESTEQTKTISVGTEGTYRPYSYTDKDGNLVGIEVDIMKLLAKDLGADVKFTVAPWDGLIAGVDAGKYPVVINNLAVTDERMKKYDFTIPYTRDVAKFAVREDSPLKSIDDLSPQIKAAQSSTSNLGMLAKDTYGLNIVAVDGFVQAVDLVSSGRADVTLNSLVTFKLYQEENGASQIRLLDGEVATPNCCSILVEKGQDEFVAALNEAIERRLADGSIAEITRKYVGEDMSAKVSVP, from the coding sequence ATGTCTATCATCAAACAGATAAGTGCAGTTGCTGGAATCTCTTTGCTTTTGGCCGCATGTGCCAGCACGCCAAGCGCGACTCAAGATTCAGCCAGTGCAACGATGAATCTCTTAGAAAGCACTGAGCAAACAAAAACGATTTCTGTCGGCACGGAAGGTACGTATCGTCCATATTCATATACGGATAAAGACGGTAACCTTGTGGGTATCGAAGTCGACATTATGAAGTTGCTTGCAAAAGACCTTGGTGCCGACGTCAAATTTACAGTTGCGCCCTGGGATGGATTAATTGCTGGGGTAGACGCGGGTAAATACCCCGTCGTCATCAATAATCTTGCAGTTACCGATGAACGCATGAAGAAGTATGACTTCACTATTCCCTACACTCGTGATGTTGCAAAGTTTGCGGTGCGAGAAGATTCGCCACTGAAGTCAATTGATGATCTGAGCCCACAGATCAAAGCTGCCCAAAGCTCGACGTCGAATCTGGGGATGCTTGCAAAGGATACGTACGGGTTAAATATCGTTGCGGTTGACGGCTTCGTGCAAGCAGTGGATTTGGTGAGTTCTGGACGAGCCGATGTAACCCTCAATTCACTTGTTACTTTTAAGCTTTACCAGGAAGAAAACGGTGCGTCCCAGATTCGACTTCTTGACGGAGAGGTTGCAACGCCGAATTGCTGCTCAATTTTGGTGGAAAAAGGTCAAGATGAGTTTGTTGCGGCACTTAACGAGGCTATTGAGCGTCGGCTTGCAGATGGATCTATTGCTGAGATAACTCGTAAATATGTTGGCGAGGATATGTCGGCAAAGGTGAGCGTGCCGTGA
- the brnQ gene encoding branched-chain amino acid transport system II carrier protein, translated as MFSKSTRSIFLTGFALFAMFFGAGNLIFPPMIGVNAGSSANTAMAGFLVTGVALTVLGMIAAGTLRNGEIRIADRVGTKFGIVFTTVLVLIIAMLYATPRVATVSFEMGVVPFAGDHQLTLLIYTGAFFAICYALILQPAKIIDRIGVYLTPALLILLVIVAVASFTLPDMDHTTTEAYAQSPFTTGLVEGYFTMDSLAALIFAPVILSALANAGFKGKNLYGGMIKASIIAGILLAIIYLGLLHIGVVGEGDNGAAVLTNVSNALFGRPGQIIFGLIVFLACLTTALGLMTASVSYFHKLVPQLSEHTWLVIHIVVAFALSNLGLDLILKLVGPLTQLLYPITIAVIVVALIESFVVHSRLTWTYRLAAYTATVFAIPEALHTTGLSAFGFFRPILDFFPLGSLQMAWLLPALLALGIGFAIDKSRPMVALSLDS; from the coding sequence ATGTTCTCCAAGTCAACGAGATCTATTTTCTTAACCGGTTTTGCTCTGTTTGCCATGTTCTTTGGTGCAGGCAACTTAATTTTCCCACCGATGATCGGCGTCAATGCAGGTTCATCTGCCAACACCGCAATGGCTGGATTCCTTGTCACAGGTGTGGCGCTAACCGTCTTAGGTATGATCGCTGCTGGAACACTGCGCAACGGAGAAATCCGGATTGCCGATCGTGTTGGAACCAAATTCGGTATTGTCTTCACTACCGTTTTAGTTCTCATCATCGCAATGCTCTATGCCACTCCGCGCGTGGCAACTGTGAGCTTTGAAATGGGGGTAGTTCCATTTGCTGGCGACCATCAGCTCACACTCTTAATCTACACCGGCGCATTCTTCGCCATCTGTTACGCCTTGATCTTACAGCCCGCTAAAATCATTGACCGGATCGGCGTCTATCTCACCCCGGCACTCCTTATTTTGCTCGTTATCGTAGCTGTTGCTTCTTTCACGTTGCCTGACATGGACCACACTACTACCGAGGCATACGCACAATCGCCATTCACAACCGGTTTGGTTGAAGGCTATTTCACTATGGATTCACTAGCTGCCCTCATCTTTGCTCCAGTGATACTAAGTGCATTGGCAAATGCTGGTTTTAAGGGCAAGAATCTATATGGCGGGATGATCAAAGCCTCTATTATTGCCGGTATCTTGCTCGCTATCATCTATCTGGGCTTGCTCCACATTGGAGTGGTGGGCGAAGGAGATAATGGTGCTGCGGTTTTGACCAATGTTTCCAATGCGCTTTTTGGTCGTCCTGGGCAAATCATTTTCGGTCTTATCGTTTTTCTTGCCTGTTTAACGACTGCACTAGGATTGATGACTGCGTCAGTTTCCTATTTCCACAAGCTCGTTCCCCAACTATCTGAGCACACTTGGCTCGTTATCCACATTGTTGTTGCATTCGCACTGTCTAACTTGGGCTTGGATCTGATTTTGAAGTTGGTTGGACCTCTGACCCAGCTACTATACCCAATTACTATCGCCGTGATTGTGGTGGCTTTGATCGAGAGTTTCGTGGTTCACTCACGCTTGACCTGGACTTACCGCTTAGCAGCCTACACTGCCACTGTGTTCGCGATTCCAGAAGCTTTGCACACCACAGGTTTGAGTGCCTTCGGTTTCTTCCGCCCGATCTTGGATTTCTTCCCGCTAGGGAGTTTGCAAATGGCATGGCTGCTACCTGCACTGCTGGCTTTGGGAATTGGCTTTGCAATCGATAAGAGCCGCCCAATGGTAGCACTGTCGTTAGATTCCTAG
- a CDS encoding ABC transporter permease subunit yields MSVSYGRYVVRENIKIFTIITLIVIALLLMMLSVFTPETIKSLEAMGDSRAVGELPQSLTLTGFLGSFYKVYAIFIPTIYSIVVGNRLLADKIDRGTMAGFLSTPITRREITITSALYFIISHVAMWTIIGGVGVLSAHIMQPGELDVAAFIGLNIGIFTYHILLAGICFAASGIFNFSRYSLLVGAGLGVAFFILSLFAQLSESFAWMRKLTPVTLFDTDAIIAGSTPVANLVGLGLGGVVLFILGILWFDRKDLPL; encoded by the coding sequence ATGTCAGTATCGTATGGCCGCTATGTTGTGCGCGAGAATATCAAGATTTTTACGATCATCACCCTTATCGTTATCGCGTTACTGTTGATGATGCTGTCAGTATTTACCCCGGAGACGATTAAATCCTTAGAGGCAATGGGAGATTCTCGTGCAGTGGGAGAGCTGCCTCAATCCTTGACCTTAACTGGTTTTCTGGGCAGTTTTTACAAGGTGTATGCAATTTTCATTCCTACCATCTACAGCATTGTGGTTGGAAATCGCCTCCTAGCCGATAAGATTGACCGCGGAACGATGGCTGGTTTCTTATCAACTCCTATTACTCGCCGTGAGATTACCATAACGAGCGCGCTGTATTTCATTATCTCGCATGTAGCCATGTGGACGATTATTGGTGGGGTAGGGGTGTTATCTGCTCATATCATGCAACCAGGAGAGCTTGACGTTGCAGCATTTATTGGGCTCAACATCGGCATTTTTACCTACCATATATTGCTCGCCGGGATTTGTTTTGCGGCCTCAGGAATCTTTAACTTCTCGCGTTATTCTTTGCTTGTTGGAGCTGGACTGGGTGTGGCTTTCTTTATTCTGAGCTTATTTGCCCAGTTATCCGAATCATTTGCGTGGATGCGTAAACTAACTCCGGTAACGTTATTTGATACCGATGCAATCATTGCGGGTTCGACGCCGGTTGCCAACCTTGTGGGGCTGGGTTTAGGTGGCGTTGTGTTATTTATTCTCGGCATCTTATGGTTCGATAGGAAAGATCTGCCGCTATAG
- a CDS encoding ABC transporter ATP-binding protein — MITVSNLTKDYGSQKGVFDVSLAVQPGSVYGYLGPNGAGKSTTIRHLMGFIKADSGTVRIAQHDCWTEQKKIQQLTGYLPGEIAFPQAMSGLAYLKLTARLRAMKDTTRMNELLEMFELNPRAPLKRMSKGMKQKIAIVAAFMHQPDYYLLDEPTSGLDPLMQDRFVELIAQEKQRGATILLSSHIFAEVEKTCDFVGLVRGGRLITEVPIEDFRGNKQSTYSIVFATRGDCARFRQDFPEAQTQARKATVTLSSGRLNELMHSLAQLDVVGLHENEQSLEEYFMGFYGEEA, encoded by the coding sequence ATGATCACAGTTTCGAACCTCACTAAAGATTACGGTTCCCAAAAAGGTGTTTTTGATGTTTCCTTAGCGGTGCAGCCAGGTTCGGTATACGGATACCTTGGCCCTAACGGTGCCGGAAAGTCGACGACGATTCGCCATTTGATGGGGTTTATCAAGGCTGATTCGGGTACAGTGCGTATCGCGCAGCACGATTGTTGGACTGAGCAAAAGAAGATCCAGCAACTAACCGGTTATCTACCTGGTGAAATAGCATTCCCGCAGGCGATGAGCGGTTTAGCCTATCTCAAACTCACTGCACGCTTGCGCGCTATGAAAGATACCACGCGTATGAATGAGCTTTTGGAGATGTTTGAGCTCAATCCACGTGCGCCGCTCAAACGTATGTCTAAAGGTATGAAACAAAAGATCGCGATCGTTGCCGCTTTCATGCATCAGCCGGACTATTATTTACTTGACGAACCAACCTCGGGTCTCGATCCGTTGATGCAAGACCGTTTCGTTGAACTTATTGCCCAAGAAAAACAGCGCGGTGCGACCATCTTGCTTTCTTCGCATATTTTTGCCGAAGTGGAAAAGACGTGCGATTTTGTAGGTCTAGTTCGTGGTGGGCGGTTGATCACGGAGGTTCCTATTGAGGATTTCCGTGGAAATAAGCAATCTACGTATTCGATTGTATTTGCTACCAGAGGGGATTGCGCCCGTTTCCGCCAGGATTTTCCGGAGGCTCAAACCCAAGCGAGGAAAGCTACCGTGACGCTGAGCAGTGGGCGCCTCAATGAGCTGATGCATTCTCTTGCTCAACTTGATGTTGTTGGATTGCATGAAAATGAGCAAAGTCTAGAAGAGTACTTTATGGGTTTTTATGGAGAAGAGGCGTGA